ATctctcataattttaatttaagacaacgttaattattattttaacatttacataatttttaatttgaatatatatatatatatatatatatatatatatatatatatataatgatatagaataacaaaattgaataacTATTTTGTGAATATCAACAAAATTATGCACAAATCttgatttatttgaaataccttaaaaaacaaaaaaaaaaatagaataattaaactttattttatatttagctTATATTACtatcatgataaaaatattattttaaaaaaggaaaacattacATTATTAcccacacttttttttttttttatataagattgTAGTTTCTCTTACCCTAAGTTTGTTTTCCTTGAAGtacaagaaggaaaaaaaagtagcataaaaataaaaaccaactAAGAAACccttatcataaaaaaaaaaggttttaaatcTGTATTGGAAGGAGGAAGGATAATTGaaatacaaaagaaagaaaagaaatgttgcTAAATGGTGagttataatagaaaaaagagATTTCCAAAGTATTATTTTCTCCTTACTAGAATACTAAGTACACCCTTTCTCTTTGTTGAACctatttatgatataaaatataactaaaacccaaactatttttaatatatgcacCACCTCTAATTTCTATTCTCACCATCTGAAACACaactattttgtttatttaattataaaactaacttaaggaaataataaaatacctCAAACACACAATTAAATAAAccataacttaattaaaatgtcaATTTAACTATcacatttcaatttctttcacactctttattttagcccaaaaaataaatCCTCATAATAGCAATGAAAATGATtactaaaaattagtttattccTTTGTACAAGAGATTTAACGAAATTTGCTTGCCacatgaattattatttttattaaaattccaTTAATCATTTTACATTTTCCACTTAATATACAGTAAATGTTATAAATTGATGagataaatttacttttttttcctcttGTGAGAACTTTAAAATATGGGTAgttcatattaattaattagatgaaaagcaattcaataaaaaagaatcacaagtcataataattttgaatatatttttgaaaaataataaaaaattattactaaatttaatcttaattaattaaattaactacattttaaataaatgataattaatcgAAGCACTGCATGCCAAAACTTATTATACACGAGAGCAGCTACCACAAACGCATTCTTTCTATAAGTTCCCTAATATCACAGGATATTATGAGTGAGTTTTACAACAAAGAGTTGAATTCATCCATTTGTttgtaatttcaaaaaaaatcatccaatataataaaaaaatgtgttacaATGTACTTTCTCGTgcttaaatattaagaaaatcaaagaggaagaaaaatacatatattgatTGTCTGCGATTTATTATGATTGAAGAATGGcttcaatataatttaaagcGATCTATCGATACCATTAATAAAGAGAGGGAGAGACTCCATGATATGTATCTCTCTGAAGTTAATTAGAAGAAGTAATCAATGTTTCCATTATGTTAATTCAACATCCCTacctataattaattaatttatttatttattaaagtttagtTTGAAGTTAGAGGTGCATGTATATGTGGCAGTGATTCCATGATTGAATGATTAAGCTGAAGAATTAGCAGTATTAGTTAAAACAGAGGCTATTTTGTTTAATGAAGCAAGATATGGATTAAGAATCCCTCCGAAATGAGCATGATGagattaatgaaattattaatgtaATCCTTCGTTAATGGGTCACAATCATAAGATTTCCTTCACGGAAAGATAACCTGGCTTGATGATTATAGTATTGTAGAATAATATATTCACCAATGAATGCGATTGGATCAACAAATATGATCGACTCCTTTCAGAATTTATTAATCACTTTCTGGTTATACATGTTCACCACAATTGCCATGTAAGGAAGAAAAACTGTGagaagttaattaaaaaagggaGAAAATTTCAGTAATTAATAAAGTCGAAGGTTAAACCACATGGATGACATAATTTGCAGGAACATTCACACCACATGCCCTCCACGTTAAGCATCattcttctttcattcaaacaaatatcttaattatcaacactaatttttttatacctaattaagaattaatttcaCTGTTATGTCATCTGGGTAAAAACCACTTTGCTTCATCTAATTATTCTAATCTTCTCTAAATGATTATAATTTCAAGGCAGCCTGGAACAGATTGTTCTGATACAGTAATCAAACTAAtatgtgatttgattttgtgtGCTGGTATGGTTTAATGAtggtaataattttatttagataaaatattatctattcATGTGGTTTGATTTATGATTAGTTTTCATTCTCCTAGTTTCAgtttttctcatttaatttaattagtccTTGCAGTTTTTCATCCCcaaaattttatctaattaatgaaaaaaataatgtacatcattttttttgggttaaatatgtttttagtccctatacttcggggcaattttagttttagtccattttcaaactaagctacaatttagtctttaaacTTCAGAAAACTCTTGGTtcagtcatttttaccaaatttttttaattttatttgctgtttcaaacgtgtttctcagttaacattgaagtaaaaatgtgtcaaacagtataaacaattcaaatactataatgaaacgtgcttgaaacaacaaataaagttaaaaaaatttggtaaaaaggactaaaaccagagttttctaaagttaaaggactaaattataccttagtttgaaaatgggctaaaaccaaaatcgtcccaaaatataggaactaaaaacatatttaactttttttttaatatctaacCATGATTGGCGCATATTTCTTAACTTGAATAATTGGAAaactataaaaactaaatatgaataaaatgttacgaaaaacatgaaaaaaatagaatatggaaaatattaaaaatgaatggacggattaaaccattaaaaaatgtgaagaaTATATGAAGAAGTCATAAAAAAGAACATGGACAAGCCATACGAATAGAGAGCAAAATAATTCAtgaaatgaattaaaaacactgcaaataaatgaaaaaaaaatatggacaagattacaagttaaaaaatcatatatagataagttgaaaaaaaatataacgaaGCTTGATAGGGGAAATTTTCGTTATCGAGAATGtaagttttgtttattttaatatataagaataaacTAAAATGTGATAACATTATTAAGTTTTGAATACTATTTTTTATGCTCGTTTGAGAAAtactttatgaaaaaaaattgcgCAAACTAATTATCAATCATATATCATGACGACGCAGAATTTAagttcataaattttaatttattgatttggaAAATATCGTGTCATGTCAACAACTGAAAAAAGTAACTAAATTACATCAATAAATatcattacataaaaataaagaataaaataactaaattaaatttggttCAAGATAAGTTACGTGTCACACgagaaaattgaaataagttgtatttttcaaagttAAGCTCAACattactatattatataaaatttgattttcatattCAATATGGTTTTAAATACGAGTTTGAAAATTAtagctttaaaaataaataatgatcaGTTATACGACAATGAATTCTGAACAACAGTTGACAATCGGTATATATGAACCAAagtataaaatatgaataactatttattttttttgtgtatcctaaatttttgtattttatttttgatggaaaataagaaattattttcattttttatatataaaaatttggtATATAGATATATCATCCTTGCGATTATTTGATGTGTTAGGTTAGGATGAATGTTATTATCAAAGTTGCGACTAAAATGAATTTCTCCTTCTTTTCATATTCTTATGATTTATGTCTTCTTTTTGGCTGCCACGAAACTTTAGTAGATTCCTTGCCATCATCAATTAATGTTGCATATGCATGCACATTATAGAAGCATAATGCAGGTGgttcaaagataaaataaacacaaggaataataaaagtaataataattaatattacaaatgtttCGTATTTACAGCGCACAATATATATAGAGTCGACAATACGAAACAAACCAGCTAACATATACgcataaattaacaaaatgcacataaaataaacatagaATAAAACTCTCTCTGGTTCACTTTTCAATCATATAAccatataatataatttcatgATATACACCAATACTTTTTACACCGTGTCACCTTCATCGTTTTTCATACATCTTTACCTACCTTACTTCTTCCACTCTTCAACATCAAGTACCCTTTTAAATTTCTACcctattcttttactttttcttttcccttttaaattatacatgtcttcaaataaaagtattagaaataaatcataataatgCTGATAAATGgacttataaataattaataatttggaCCCCACTCTTGGGCATTATATCCATTCAATTATTGAGTTCTAATCATTTTTTGCTTCGCGGTTCTTCTTTCTCACTATGCATACGTATATCTCATTTCatccaaatcaatttttaatcaaaaaatacatttttcatgGTTGTTGATAAAGCTTCGACGCATAAGACCCACATCATTtggttttctcttttctcaattAACTGATAATATCTTTATTACTAATAGAGAGAGATAACataataatttgtttctttttaaaaatattatcgtGTAGCTTTTTATATGTCTAGAATAAActaaacaatattaataatcaataatctcaatttttataaattcgTTAAGTTGgcgattaaaatattaatggtaTGCATGTATTTATACTGTTTAAAAACTCCACGCAACTcgctatatatatatttgttataatttgatgttttattgatatttaattatttttttctaaatgtagAAACATTAGTACATTCGTATAGTTGGTGGTGGTTAGTTTGATGTGAGAGTAAATGATGAAAATGGTGATTTTGATTGAAGTTGGAAATGTGAAAGCATACTAATTTCTTTTCCGGTAAAAtgccaaataaaataatattgagtCATAAAGTCCACCACGTTGAGGCACGTTGTGGGGTCATTACAAGTTAATGGTGAAGTCTTAGAtccaaaaaatacaaaatatgaaaataaagctcactttatcatcttcttctcttttacATCTAATTTCTAATTGAACATTTATTCACATTGAAGGGagaaaaaagatagaagaattGACTGAGTAACTCTATATAGTTAGTGATAAGTATTGCACGTACAGTCACCTCATTGTACGCACCATTGTGGATGGTCCCTAatgcaaattttaataattggtGAAACATGTGGAGTTACAACATTTTTAGTTATCCAAAACTTCATTCTATTTATTGTGTTAGGTTGTAGCTAACTGAATTTGTCACCAGTTACTTCCCTTCATAAATGGTCTTCGTCTTCGCAAAGAGACCTACTTCTACCATCTATCTACCCACGACTAATTAATTCATCTCACAATAAAACTTACAATAATTCATCACCACGtcaaaattagtatttaaatcacccacacaaataattcaaattcttCACTAAAACATGTTAAGTCATTTTTAATTAGTGTTCTTAGAGTACTATTTCTTAACTACAGATTTCATCTTTATTAATATTCCAATAtgtttgaaaaaagaaaaaagaaaatcatacccAAATGATTATATGATAAATTCCAAGTTAAATTATTTGCATTCTTTCCGATTTCGACTTTTAAGTGAAGTTAGACTAACATGAAGTGAGATGATTATAAATGTAATTAGAGTTTAATTAGCAAAAGATATTACTctattgatatataaatcataaaatattagtaattgatagttttgttttttgagTGTAAATAATAGACATATATGTAATTGGAGTAAAAGCACCTAATGATAAGTACAAAAGTTGATTATACCGTTGTTAAAGGAAGGTTGGGATTGAGAGTTTATGAATGTGATTAATTAAAGGTCAATGATATACTTGGCATGGACAAATATGTAATTTGAGAATTTGTTATGCCACTCAATTCCAAAAGCTCCCAATAAGCAAAGCTGACCTACATGGCCCAACTTATCATCTACATCGTCCCTATCTGCAGGCTGTTCCCACTACTacatgtatatatttaatttttgttcataaatatatatgatatacgcatacaaaaaatattaatattaatattaatggtaatataaattaatagtattatctttttaatttttatgattattagtTTCCCTTTAAAGGATCCATGTTATAATATATCTCTTagcttttcttttgctttttccaGCACTAACGTATGACACACATAAGAGAACCCAAAGCGACTCCTCTAATATTGAGTTTCTTTTTTGAATCCAAGGGAagaccataaaaaaataatagaaataaaaaatgagcgAAGATTCCACAGCcctaatcataaaaattaaaataagaggaACAATAATAATTATGCAGAGATACAGCAAGGAAAAGTTAAGAGAGCTTAATTAAAGGGTAATATTTGCATTTTTCTAAGATGAAATTGACAGATCCCACCAcccaaaaataaacaaatctaTTCACCCCCACAAAAGCATCCTCTCTCCATGCGCACAATAAAACCCCTGAGAGACTATACTATTCCCTTTGTTTTCTGATATattcccttttttttctcaagCTGTAATTGCTTAGCTAGCTAGCTAGGTAGGgacatctctctctctctctctctctctctctatatgcAGCTTGGAGAAAACACAACCATGGAAACCTCCTCTGGTGAGGCTGTGGCGGCGCATGACGGTGGCGAGGTGATTATGATGGATGCAACTTCCGGTGAAGAGAAGGGAAAAGAGGGTGgcttagaagaagaagaagaaggtgacAAGATCAACAGCTCATATGCTGGAAACAGATGGCCCCGCCAAGAAACTTTGGCTCTCTTGAAGATAAGGTCGGATATGGATGCTGTATTTCGTGATTCAAGTCTTAAGGGTCCACTTTGGGAAGAAGTTGCAAGGTACACCCACACCCAAAAAtaagtatatcaatatcaatatctatctatatatagatatagatataacCAGACGTGTGATTTAACTGAATTCATTATTCAAGTATCTCTCTATTTTCtggtttcttctttttctttttggtgtATCAGTTTCTCTATCTTCGTCTTTGCTGCTTTTTTCTTCTCCCGTTTTGAAGAAACTATGTATGCTGGAAGCTAGCTAGTTTCTTCATGATCATGCATGGAGATTTTATGAACTCTTCATCAATTTCGAAACCAAAAAGTTTTTCAGACCCATTTCCTGTcgctgtgtttttttttataaaccaaTTGGGAGGGAGGGAGCGGGggaaacattataatttatatttatatttttatgtttgcgtagaagataataattaattaatcatctTTGTTAAAATCCGCAGTATCAAGATCACCCACATGTCTGAAATTCTTCTAACTCAATCTTGTGTTACATACATATACAACGAATCAATAGTTGTAATGAAACTTGTAAGTTTATGCAGGATTTGGAGTCGATCgaattttgttgagtttatGTTTGTCATTTTTTGGTTTCAGCCTCTCAGTTTATATTTTCTGCGTCTTATTTATTGTTGAGTACTATTTTAGGAATCAACTACCCTCATGTTTTCATCAGTACGGCAAAGCCGTCTAAAAATTTACCCTTCTTTACGTGAAAGGAAGtagctttatttatttttattttcttttcagtaTTTTCAACAGACATATGTATTTCATGATAAAATTTGatcattctctttctttgtttCCCTCCCTCTCTATTTATATGTGTTTAGGAAACTAGCAGAACTGGGTTACCACAGAAGCGCGAAGAAATGTAAGGAGAAATTCGAGAATGTGTACAAGTACCACAAAAGAACGAAAGAGAGTAGAAGCGGGAAACAGGAGGGAAAAACCTACAAGTTTTTTGATCAATTACAAGCACTTGAGAACCAATTCATAGTCTCTTACCCGTTAAAACCACAACCCACTTTGACAACAACAAACACGGTTGCATTATTACCTCCGCCAACAAGGCCTAGTGATACAACAACAATCTCTTATGTCACCACCACTGTTCCCTCCACAAACCCTACACCAATATCTCCCacaccacctccaccaccaccaccacctaccAATGCCACCACCACTTCTCCAACAGTACAAACCAACCCTAGAAACCCTCCGCAACCCAACAACAATAACCACGACATCCCTTACTCTTTGCCTAACATGAACAACCTCTTCTCCACCACTTCAACCTCTTCTTCCACCGCCTCTGATGAAGACTTGGAAGAGAAGTACCGGAAGAAGAGAAAGTGGAAGGACTACTTCAGGAGGCTCACAAGGCAAGTCCTGGCCAAGCAAGAGGAAATGCAAAAGAGGTTCCTGGAAGCCATAGACAAAAGGGAGAGAGAACACGTCGCACAGCAAGAGGCTTGGAGGATCCAAGAAATGGCAAGGATCAATAGAGAACACGAACTTCTTGTCCAAGAAAGATCAACCGCAGCAGCCAAAAATGCAGCAGTTATTGCTTTTTTGCAACAGTTATCCGGTCAGAACCAGAACCAGAACCCCTCAACACAAACCGGTGCCAATTTCCTCCAAACACCGCCGTCACAACCACCACCTCCACCCCAAGTATCACAAGTGAAACCACCACCGCAACCACAAATACCATTGGTGATgtcaaataataacaatattgaAATTCAGAAAATGAATAATGGTCACAGTGCAGTTGCGGCTACTCCTACAACTGCTGCTACTGCTATTTGCGTTGTTGCTACCACTCCTACTTCGTTGaattctttatcttcttctaGGTGGCCGAAAGCTGAAGTTCATGCTTTGATAAGGCTGAGGACGAGTCTTGAAACCAAATACCAAGAAAATGGACCAAAGGCTCCACTATGGGAGGACATATCAGCAGGAATGTTGAGGCTCGGGTACAACAGGAGTGCGAAGAGATGCAAAGAGAAGTGGGAGAACATCAACAAGTACTTCAAGAAAGTGAAGGAAAGCAACAAACACAGGCGAGAGAATAGTAAGACATGTCCCTATTTTCACGAACTGGACGCCTTATACaaagaaaagagcaaaagtCAGAACCCATTTGGCGTTTCATTCCTGAATATGAAGCCACATGAGATGATGGAGCCCTTGATGGTGCAACCGGAGCAGCAGTGGAGACCTCCCTCGCAATACGAGCAAGGTGGAGTGAAGGAGAACAGTGAAAGTGAATacgaaagaaaagagagagaggaggaagaagaagaagatgatgatgatgaagaagtagaagagaatgagaatgaagagGGAGATCTAGAGAGTGTGGAAGATGAAGGAGGGAGCCGTTATGAGATTGCGACAAATAAACTTTCTTCAGTGGACACAGTTGAATGAGACAAGATAAGGAAGTTTCTGATTGGATGgagagtttaattttaatttttaatttataatttataatttgaatttgaatttaattatttttgggggttttaattatttaatttggaaTTTCCAATTTGGGGTTAGGAGATGTCACTGAAAGGTTTTCATAGCAGATACACACTAAAGGGCATGCCAGAAACACCTGCACtataaaattcaattctttAATAATGACCCATCTAAAAGCATGGTGGTGCACAAGGTACCTATCTGACACACTTTCTGATCATGGGCCAGCTTAAAAGCAGATCATTGGAGTTGTGGGTCACATTCCGGCCGCCATGAACTGGGATCAGAGTTAAGATCGTTAGCAACAGTTCACATGGGCCAGCAAAGCACAAGAAGTTGTAGTGGGTGTACATGTTTTAGCGCTcttgaatatttataatgtGTAAAGTGTAAATTGAAGATGACAGACAaacacagagagagagagataatgAGGTCCCATAacagtttaataaaataaaaaatgctcACATGCAACTCTTGTAATTTTCctttactttcattttatatCACGGAATCACTGTGTAGTTCTactttcactttcttcttcttcctcctccattTTTTAATTAGTCGAGTAGGAgaactttcttcatttttttcaccATTGACTTTACAACCCATCTATTGCTGTAATAGACAAAATTCTTGATTTTTATCAGAATGGAAAAGTGATTTAGTTAAAGAAGATAGGGCATATTAAGTTAACTTGTCAATTCTTGTCAATTAATGTTCAACACACATATTACTACTTTTTATAACAGAAAAAATtgcaatgaaaataataaatgtatcaaATTAATTTAGGGTGTATTAAgaaatatagattaaattatttcttaatttatacaGCTATCGAAATCTTAAGTATATATTAGTCTGTTTTTAATAGGTTAAAAATGGCATGATTTGAAGTATTTTTCTTCTACCATATATATTCTCATAGAGACattttaaaagcattaaatatatatgactGATGTTTTAGATTACTTAGAAAGCAAGCACtgaattatttgatatataacaatatttttaaaatgttgactTTCTAGATTGTAATAATGATGGAGGAGAATACGGTAATAAGGCTTTAGCTAGggtttgtataaaaaaaaatgatgaacagtgagaaaaagtaaaaacacaACCACTCTCTTATCCTCTTGCCATCTTCCTATAGCTAGTTGCTACAAGATGACA
This genomic interval from Vigna radiata var. radiata cultivar VC1973A chromosome 8, Vradiata_ver6, whole genome shotgun sequence contains the following:
- the LOC106772376 gene encoding trihelix transcription factor GT-2-like produces the protein MQLGENTTMETSSGEAVAAHDGGEVIMMDATSGEEKGKEGGLEEEEEGDKINSSYAGNRWPRQETLALLKIRSDMDAVFRDSSLKGPLWEEVARKLAELGYHRSAKKCKEKFENVYKYHKRTKESRSGKQEGKTYKFFDQLQALENQFIVSYPLKPQPTLTTTNTVALLPPPTRPSDTTTISYVTTTVPSTNPTPISPTPPPPPPPPTNATTTSPTVQTNPRNPPQPNNNNHDIPYSLPNMNNLFSTTSTSSSTASDEDLEEKYRKKRKWKDYFRRLTRQVLAKQEEMQKRFLEAIDKREREHVAQQEAWRIQEMARINREHELLVQERSTAAAKNAAVIAFLQQLSGQNQNQNPSTQTGANFLQTPPSQPPPPPQVSQVKPPPQPQIPLVMSNNNNIEIQKMNNGHSAVAATPTTAATAICVVATTPTSLNSLSSSRWPKAEVHALIRLRTSLETKYQENGPKAPLWEDISAGMLRLGYNRSAKRCKEKWENINKYFKKVKESNKHRRENSKTCPYFHELDALYKEKSKSQNPFGVSFLNMKPHEMMEPLMVQPEQQWRPPSQYEQGGVKENSESEYERKEREEEEEEDDDDEEVEENENEEGDLESVEDEGGSRYEIATNKLSSVDTVE